The Daphnia pulex isolate KAP4 chromosome 7, ASM2113471v1 genome includes the window TGTTTACCGTAAAACGTTAAAAGTTACATTTTAATGTCAAGTAACATTAAAAGATACaagcaaaatacaaaaaagtgtAGGGTTGGGTCAAATTGGACAGCAGTTTTGGAGTGTATTTGGACAAAGCTTACTATAGCAGTTGGAGGAGCCTAGTAGCGTTAGGGCCCAAATTCCGTAAAATGTCCAATCTACCCCCCTCTTTACAGAAACACTCATAACTCATAACTAGTTTTTAACACGACTTGTTCCATATTTATCGTGGATGACTAAAATATGGAAAGagaattcgaaaatatttttttaaatttttttcttggatcATTGTGCCTTTAACTAGCCCTGCCCAATCTCATACATAGGCTGTCCAGTTTTACCCCACGTTTTTTCGcgaaggtaggaaaaattgaCTTTGTAAAAACCGCTACAactcctttattttcaaacggaaaaatgaaaaaaaattgggtacAGTACCCACtctaagtttggaaacacaaCGAGTGTTTCCTCGCTTTTAACACGGCAGCTTACGGGCCAAAGTGTTCCCCtttttcgcgataactcacgtttgagttattgCAAAGGGAAAGTAAAAATATCCtcttgtaaaaaatatttcataaaaagtaaatacaaaaagaaataattggaaaataaaaatgttgtccaAGATGACGTTCTCCGGTTCTCCCCTACTACTTTTTgcaaggagaaaaataaatttaaatcagTTGAAATTTGATACCGTTAGATGGCGAAGTTGTCCTTTATAAACTCTAAATATGGTGCATGGTGGATATGGTTGCATGGTTGCTGGAcgatttttaattatcttaTTCTAAACACGagtaaattaaatgaataaaaaccaTCTCTTCAAATTAGTATTAAAATATACTACGGGAAATTtggacgaaaaataaaacatcttTGTCTTTGGTAGGCAATGCTGGTATGCCCTCAAGATgtgtcccgtcccgtccctcTGTCGCTctgtgtgaaagaaaaaagcagacgacgtcATCACTTCGTTTCCGTTCTCAAAGAGTTTAAGTTGACTTCAAACATTTCTtgtaactttttatttatttcctaccattttctgaaatggAAAATACACAAGAAGTCAAGGAAAATGAAAGGTGagaattttaaacatttatctcATGATATCGTGTATATTTTGTAAGTTTCAAGGTGTTCTATTAGCTGTTGAATAACACTTTTATTTACCCATTCTGTTGGGTATGTTCTGTTTCAATGATTCTCAATCCTAAGCAATTTCAACAGGTCGAGTGATGTGCCGAATACAACGGCAGGTGATACAACCAAGGTTGAAAATACTGAAGTTGTCACAACTGACAAACCAAAACAGTCAACACcaatggaaaaatcaaatgtaaagaaaaaagaccaaGAACAAGAAAAGGGTAGAAGTAAGGATCAGCAATCTGTAAGAGAACGTTCTAGAAGAGGAGAAAGATCAAGAGGTGGCAGATCTGCCTTCAAAGGAAGTGTCTACAGACCAAGAAGCCGTCCAGAATGCCGTGTTCACATTTCAAATATCCCTTATGAGTACCGTTGGCAGGACCTCAAGGATCTTTTTCGAAGTGAAGGTCGCTCActtctttctttattattaatttagtTTTAGAATATGTATTTCTGTGATCTAGTTGATCCATTCAGGGATGTTGAGGATGTTTATTGTTATATGTATATGTAGTTGGTGAAGTTTCATTCGTGGAGCTGTTCGAGGATGAGTATGGTAAACCGCGAGGATCTGGGATTGTCGAATTCGAAAAACTTGAACACGCTCGTATTGCACTGGAAAAAATGAACCGATTTGAGCTTAAAGGGCGCCGTCTAATCGTCAAAGAAGTGAGGATTCCTTACGATTTGCATTCTTCGGTTTTCAATCATGAGGCTTGCGTTTCGTGGGAGCTAGTACTATcaagtgtttttgttttttctctctcaatgCCCTTCGAACCAGGATGTTGATGTCGAACGAGGTGCAGATGCTTCTGCAAGCAGTCGCCAAGAAAGTCGAAACCACTTATCTTCGTCATACTCGTCGGGTCGTGAGTATGGTGGTGATGTTAGCTACAGTTCGGGAAGGAAAAATGGTcctggaggaggaggaggcagtATTGGAACGTTAACATCTCCTTCTTCGACTCGCTGGAGTAACACTTACGGTTTGAGCCCTCAGTTTCTCGATTCTTTAGGAATTCCGGGTCCACTCATCGATCGCATTTTTGTTGCAAATGTAAGTTCAAATCAAGGAAactagttttttcttttcttccaaggTGACCTTTTCGTTTTGTCTGTTGAATACGTTGGCTATGAATCCATTCAGTTGAACTTCACCAACATGTTGGGCTTTTTAATCTGATGGTTTGTCGTTCGTTACACCTGCTCAGAAATCGAGTGGCATCTCAACTTCTGAGCAAGTGTAAATCTTGTCTAGAGGTTTTGCAAGTTAATTTTGCTTGTAAAACATCTGGTTGtgttgtgaaaaaaaaacacggactCGTTTGAAATTGAGTTTACGTCGTTGCGTTATCCCATATCAACAGTTGGATTACAAGGTGGACGATGCTAAGCTTCGGGAAGTGTTTCGTTTGGCCGGAAAAGTTGTCGTCGCTGAGGTGGTGAAAGATCGAGATGGCAGGTCTCGTGGATTTGGTGTTTTGCAAATGAGCCATCCTGTTGAGGCAGTGCAGGTATAATTATGTTGGGTGGCTCCGTCAATTACAGATAGCTATTTGTAAGCCACCTTGCATTTCCAAAGATTGTCATTCAGGTTTCTAAAATTatctttgttttatattttgatgTTCAATTCTTTAGGCAATATCTATGTTCAACAACCAAATGCTCTACGACAGACGGATGACTGTACGGATGGATCGTGATGCTGAACGTCTCGAATCGCAATCTTCAAGGTCTCACTTACCCGAAGGGCTTCGATCAATCGGAATGGGACTTGGAAGCAGAGGAGATCCTCTACGTGATCTTCCACGTATGTATCTCTTCATATACGTTTAAATATATGATATCGTCTAAAACTAGTTCTTTCAGGTGGCGGATTCGTAGCTCCACAAGGACGTCCTTCAGATTCTTACAGCAGTGGTTCTGCAATGAATTTCAGCAGCCATCATTACGATAGATCAGAGGCATCTGTAGGGGATTTCATTCCTGCACACGAAACTGGTTTTGGTCAGTTAGGTGGAACAGCAGCTATGGGAGGTCAAATGGAACGATCAGTCGCCGGATTGCCTAGCATGGGGTCCAATCAATCTATGCCTAATTTATCCATGGGCGACTATCGGATGAGTAACTTGGGATCCGGttacaaaattggaatcgaaAGTGGAAGTTCTATGTCTCTAAACGGAATTGCTGATCGTTCCAATCCAGCTCCGTATGGAtatcaaacagaaaatttttcggCAAAAGGTTCACTTTCAGCTTCCGTCCATGATTACGAACGTAGAGAGGCATATGGTAGTTATAGAACTAACCAAATGACACGTGGCAAACAAGATTATCCTACTTCTACTGAATATGACGCCGTATCTCGAATGTCTGCTAGGGGTCCATCTCCCCCAACATCATCATCGCTTGCCCCTACTAGTGGTTCATCAAAACTCTCGGACACCATTCTCGTAACAAATGTATTATTGAGATtcgtgatttattttattttattttatttttttataattaataacctttttttttttttaatttacagttGCCACCGAATTGCAGTTGGCAAGATTTGCGTGATACTTTTTGCGAGGTAAGTAAAGTTGTTTTCACAATCTCATAGAATATCTTGTTACTGTTGCTAGGAAAGTTTTATGATTTGCTGGAGTTGTAATCTGCAGTTTTTAAATTCGTTAATTCGTAAGTTCTTGAATGAAGTTGATTTGGTGTAGTGTTTGTTGtattagaattaaatttaaaacttcATCGCTAAAGCCTTAactaatattattttattttattgataataCGAACGAATATAGGTTGGGGACGTACTTTTTGCCGACATCCGTGCTAAAGGAACTGGGTTGGTGAGATTTAGTTCCGAGCGAGATGCTCAACGCGCCTGCTGTAAGTTTCAAACAAGTATTTCGttgtaaattaattgttttttataattaagattattttttcctcctagCCATGTTAAATCGGACGCGAATGGAAGGATATACCATTGaggttaatttttattgaaattccGAGGAGAGGAATGAGAGTCCAACTCTTCATcagttttttaattcattgcCATTGGCAAAAACATAACTCCCCTTTCCCTAGCAATTGATTTGGATCACAATAAATTAACTTCGGATTCATTTTTTGCATCTTTTTCCACATtgtgtatcttttttttattgtaaccTGGTTTTCAtggaaattaaatcaatttggTTAAAGGCTTATGGATGACAAATTTGTTCTTCTGTTCTATGTTTAGATGACGGTACTTGTATTGACACAAAATAGTACTACAGTTATCACAAACATAAAATCGAGacaaaaatggggaaattgGCCACTCGGAAATACCGTTACGAATACTACAGttgaaattagttttttaaaaacaatgatTCTTGTTAAGAAtagtataaaagaaaataatgtacatcaaacatttaaaacagCGCACATTACAGCAGCGAAACATAATGTACAGGACAATAGTTGAGGGTTATTaagttatatttaaaaatgttaaatgtcTACCGAGCTCGCAAGctcaagaagaaaatataaattggCTTCAGCAGAATTCAGAGGAAgagtatgttttttttttaattttaaaatgttacacCACCATAAAGTACAAATTAAAAGTAGGAACTTGCTACAACaccgaaaatttttattttatgtaaaaGAGGTCTTACTTAGTAGGCTATTATGTTTGTCGTCATCTTAGCCTTCGCTAGAGATACTTGTGTAGGTGTGAGGTCTACTTGTTAATCTTTGCTAGCTTGCTGATAGGTCGTTATATGAAAGCCAAAAGAATAGGCTTGGGTACCACCACTGTACGAATGTTTGTGTCCTTTGACTTCCGAAAAAAAGGTTATGATTTGCTTTGTCTTACGTTTTTTAGCACGTTCTTGACTGAGTTAATTTTCTGATTGGTGAAGGGAAATGAACAACACAAATTGTAAATGGGAAACTGATAATATAAATTGATAAATTGAAACACATGAATCATACATATTAATGTCAATGAAACCAAGGGAAACTTTAGAAGAATTCTTCGGAAATCAAACGGAAGAAAACTTGTTCATCGAATAAAAGTAAATTGAAGTTATATACCCAGTTATTTCAGTTTTCACTTGCATTTACGAGACGCGCGACGTTCAAATCGTCTCATCCGACTAATCCATTCTGCCTTCCATTCAATGACGATAGATCGAGTATTAAGTTCGATGCCAGGACGACCGTACTTGCTGTCCTCGGATCCTCCCAAAATTAAGTAGGATCTAATAGCAATAAAATCGATTTATAAAATATgttggaaaataagaaaaacatgtACGTACTTGTTAATTTTGATCTTTGGGCATTTACATGCAAGATCAGACATTCGAACCCAGAAATAAGTTAGTCCTCGACGTACGCGATTAtctcttgttttcttgaaaatcgTTTGGACATTCATAGTAAATTTCACCCATTCTCCTGCCGTTTCTCGCGCCGTAATAGTAGCCAACAGTGCTGCAATATTAACAGAAACACAAAATTCAGAAACAATTGCTTCACAAATAAAGCAGAACTATCTAGAGAGATGTATCAAACATTCGATTtctaaaaataggaaataatcTTTTCTAACACACCACAGCGATATTGTTGTCATTTTgatttacattaaaaaaaaggttaaatgcttatttcataaaattttttaaatgataagaAGAATTTTACCGTAATCGCGTTTGCAGTACTTCTTTAAATTGAGTCGCCGGTTGTCCGCTGGGCAAGGTCCGCAGCCTTCTgattatgaaaaaagaagtaaagtTGTATGTTAGCCTAAAACAGTTCAGGGCGAAATGgttgaataacttttttcgAATCGATCGATTGTCTAATTCTCGTATTTGTCTTACGTGGAAAATCTGAAATTGAgtatttttctagaaaaattacagttttgtaaaaatgaaCTTCACACTAACCTGTGTTAGAGTTGGTGGGCTCGACTGAAGATGGGGCAGGATTTACTGAAGATTTCGGAATTCCtggcaaacaacaaattattacTGAAAATTTCTTGTCCGCTGATTCACCAAGGGGCGCGGGAAGAAAACGCAAAATGTGTAGTAAGAGAAAAACAtgcacataaaaaaaaaatcacaaaattttttgaaatcttgcAACGCGcactattttaattttctccaAATCTTGACGTTTacacaacatttttcaaacaatgaTTTTCGCTCATCACTTGAAAATATTGTGCCTTTTCTAAATAATGGTCTCTTGAAATTTTGTGAAGCATGCACAAACCCAAATGTTGTGACATTAGTTTCTGCAGTCAAACGAACACGCTGTTCGGTAACATTCAACTGTTATTATAGCAACAATGATCGTTCTTTTCGTCGAGGAAATGAATGGGAGAAATGTGCATGCAAGtattaaaaatcaatctaATGCAATATAATATAGATCCcctttcaagaaaatgttacggaaaagaatatttggcacaattcaaacaaatgaCTAAACTGACATGCAAAGATGGTTATATAACACCCAATTAGTAAATGattaacatttctttcttttttaagagaGGGGGTAATAAAACATACTGATGCAAGGAGCTATGGGTGATCGACTTTGTTGGTATCCTTTGGCACAGCGGTTGCATGTGATTCCGGTGACGCCATCTTTGCAAGGGCATTGCCCAGTTGTTTGATTGCAAGTTCGGCCTGATGCTCCAACTGGATGACATTCGCATTCTGTTTCGCGTGCCCACCCacgtaagaagaaaaaataaacgagaaaACGCGTTAGGTACTCTAGACATGCATCGTTTAGTCATGCATCATCTCATTGTACATCAAAGGTTATTGGCACATCTAAAAAAAGCAATTGTTAGTTTCATTATAGCGCTgttattttcaatcaattttcaaaatcgtgTGTGTCCGTGTC containing:
- the LOC124198483 gene encoding myelin expression factor 2-like isoform X1, with the protein product MENTQEVKENESNFNRSSDVPNTTAGDTTKVENTEVVTTDKPKQSTPMEKSNVKKKDQEQEKGRSKDQQSVRERSRRGERSRGGRSAFKGSVYRPRSRPECRVHISNIPYEYRWQDLKDLFRSEVGEVSFVELFEDEYGKPRGSGIVEFEKLEHARIALEKMNRFELKGRRLIVKEDVDVERGADASASSRQESRNHLSSSYSSGREYGGDVSYSSGRKNGPGGGGGSIGTLTSPSSTRWSNTYGLSPQFLDSLGIPGPLIDRIFVANLDYKVDDAKLREVFRLAGKVVVAEVVKDRDGRSRGFGVLQMSHPVEAVQAISMFNNQMLYDRRMTVRMDRDAERLESQSSRSHLPEGLRSIGMGLGSRGDPLRDLPRGGFVAPQGRPSDSYSSGSAMNFSSHHYDRSEASVGDFIPAHETGFGQLGGTAAMGGQMERSVAGLPSMGSNQSMPNLSMGDYRMSNLGSGYKIGIESGSSMSLNGIADRSNPAPYGYQTENFSAKGSLSASVHDYERREAYGSYRTNQMTRGKQDYPTSTEYDAVSRMSARGPSPPTSSSLAPTSGSSKLSDTILVTNLPPNCSWQDLRDTFCEVGDVLFADIRAKGTGLVRFSSERDAQRACSMLNRTRMEGYTIEVNFY
- the LOC124198483 gene encoding myelin expression factor 2-like isoform X2; this encodes MENTQEVKENERSSDVPNTTAGDTTKVENTEVVTTDKPKQSTPMEKSNVKKKDQEQEKGRSKDQQSVRERSRRGERSRGGRSAFKGSVYRPRSRPECRVHISNIPYEYRWQDLKDLFRSEVGEVSFVELFEDEYGKPRGSGIVEFEKLEHARIALEKMNRFELKGRRLIVKEDVDVERGADASASSRQESRNHLSSSYSSGREYGGDVSYSSGRKNGPGGGGGSIGTLTSPSSTRWSNTYGLSPQFLDSLGIPGPLIDRIFVANLDYKVDDAKLREVFRLAGKVVVAEVVKDRDGRSRGFGVLQMSHPVEAVQAISMFNNQMLYDRRMTVRMDRDAERLESQSSRSHLPEGLRSIGMGLGSRGDPLRDLPRGGFVAPQGRPSDSYSSGSAMNFSSHHYDRSEASVGDFIPAHETGFGQLGGTAAMGGQMERSVAGLPSMGSNQSMPNLSMGDYRMSNLGSGYKIGIESGSSMSLNGIADRSNPAPYGYQTENFSAKGSLSASVHDYERREAYGSYRTNQMTRGKQDYPTSTEYDAVSRMSARGPSPPTSSSLAPTSGSSKLSDTILVTNLPPNCSWQDLRDTFCEVGDVLFADIRAKGTGLVRFSSERDAQRACSMLNRTRMEGYTIEVNFY